GGCCGACATGATCTGGGGCAACGGATCGTTGGTGGTCGGTGGCGGCACGATCGGGGTGCTGGCGTTCATGGGCGCCGCCATCGGGGCTTCGGTCGGCGTCGAAGGGTATGCCGTCCTGGACATGGTCGGCATGGGCCCGCTCACCGGGTTCATCTCGGCCTACGCGAACACCCGGGAGATGGCCCCGATGATCGCGGCCATCGGCTTCGGCGCCCAAGCCGGCACCCGGATGACCGCCGAGATCGGCGCCATGCGCATCGCGGAGGAAATCGACGCGGTGGAGGCCCAGGGCATCCCGGCCATCCCCTACGTGGTGACTCCCCGCATGATCGCCGGGATGATCACCATCATCCCGCTGTACCTGTTTGCCCTGGCGTTGAGCTATCTGTCCTGCGCGCTGGTGGTCAAGCTGCATCAAGCGTCGGGCACCTACCACCACTACTTCGACGCGTTCATCCAGCCTTCGGACATCGGCTTTTCGGTGATCAAGGCGATCGTTTTCGTCACCCTCATCGTTGCCATCCATTGCTACGAGGGCTATTACGCCGGAGGTGGCCCCGAGGGGGTCGGCCGGGCCTCGGGCCGCGCGATCCGCGCCAGCCTGATCGGCATCGTCCTCGCCGACATGGTGCTCACGTTGCTGTTTTGGGGCAGCAATCCGGGGCTGAGGCTGTCGGGGTAGGTCATGCCGCCGCCGAGTTCGCCCGCCTTACGGATACGTGGCCTGGTGGTCGCCGCCGGGCTGGCCCTCGTCGGCACCATGCTGGTGCAGGCCGCCGAAGGCACCTATGACGACACCTTCCGGCTGACCGTGGTGGCCAACACCATGGGCGAGGGCTTGGCGCCCGGCGCGGAGGTGAAGTTCCACGGCCTGGCCATCGGCTCGGTCAAGACCCTGGAGTCGACCGGATACCACAAGCAGACCCTGACGGTGCTGCTCGACCCGCGCCAGGCCAAAGCGCTGACCGCCGACACCGTCGCCAGGTTCACCTCGTCTAACGTCTTCGGCACCGCGGCCGTCGAACTGGTCAGCGACGGCAAGGGCCCGCCGCTCCCCCCGAATCAGACCCTGGTGTTGCGCACCGACGTGCAGGCTGCCTCGGTTACCGGTCTGCTGCGTCAGGGCCAGCGACTCAGCCGGATCCTCGACACACCCGAGTTCGACCATGTCATCGAGGTGTTGCGCCGGCACGCCGACCTGGTCGAGCCCGCCGCCAGGGCCGGCCTCGATCTGGCCAAGATCCTGGCCGACTCCCAGAGCATGCCGGTGTCGCGATCGCTGTCGGTGCTGGCATCGTTTCTCAACGGCGTCGACCGTGCGCTGCCGGCGCTTGGGCTGGCGCCTGACCTGCTCGACGCGCTGGATCCCCTGGTGGCGCCGGGCGGCGTCGACCGCACGAATCTGGTCATGCGCCAGACCGGTCAGCTGCTGCGGGACGCCGGCCAGATCTCGGTGCGGCACAACCCCTGGCTCGTCCAGCTGGTCGGTGCGATCATGAACATCGAAATCCCGACCATGTTCGCCGTGGGCAGCCTGGCGCCGGCCTATGACCGGATTTCCGGCCTGATCGACCGGACCAGCACCGCCTTTCCGGTTGTCGACGGGCAGGTCCGGATGCGCACCGAGGTCATCCTCGACCCGCTGCCCGGTTCGCCCGAACCTGGGGGTGGCCGGTGAGGAAGGCGTCCGGCTCGGTGCTGTGGCTGACCGTGTTCACCGCGGTCGCCACGGTGTGCGCGGTCGTCGTGCTCACCGCCCTGCGCAGTCCGGTCAACGGGCCGCTCTCGCGTTACACGGCGATCTTCACCGACGTGTCAGGTCTCGACGTGGGCAACGATGTGCGCATCTCCGGAGTGCAAGTGGGCAAGGTCGAGGCCATCCGGCTCGAAGGTCGCAACGCCAAGGTCGACTTCACCGCGCTCGACGACCACCCGGTGTATCGCAACACCGTTGCCGCCGTGCGCTTTCAGAACCTGCTGGGCCAGCGGTATCTGGAACTGGTGCAACCGGCCGCCGCCGGTGAACGGCTGCCCTCGGGGGCCATCATTGCGATCGGACAGACGGTCCCGTCATTCGATATCACCCGGCTGTTCAACGGATTTCGGCCAGTCTTCACCGCCCTGGACCCGGCCCAGCTCAACCAGTTCGGCGAGAACCTGCTGCGGCTGATCCAAGGCGACGACACCGGGCTCGGCCCGGTGCTACGTGATCTTGACGCCATCGCCAAGTTCGCGGTCAACCGCCAGGCGGCTGTCACCGTGCTGATCCGCAATCTCGGCGAGATCTCGGCTGAACTGGGCGGCAAATCCCGGCAGCTGTTGCAGCTCATCGCCACGCTGAACGGGCTGCTGGCCAAGTTCACGGACAAGGCCGACGAGTTTCGCGCCTCGATCGACATCGAGCTGCCGCTGCTGCGCAGCCTGGTGCACACGCTGCAGTACGCCGAACGCACCTTCGACGGATCGACGGTGCCGCTCTACGACCTGACGAGCCGGATGTTTCCGCAAACACCGACCATCATCGCCGGCCTGTCCCTGGTGCCCTCCCTGATCCAGGGGCTGCGGGACTCGCTCGAGCAACAGCATGGTCCCAGCGTCGGCTGCGCCCACGGTCAGGTGCTGTTGCCGGGCATCGGCGAGGTGTCGTTCGCGCAACAGGATTTGGTGGTGTGCAGGTGATTTTCGGCAGCAGACGCAATCGGGGTAAAGCCCTGTCTGAGCGGGCCGCGGCGGCACGTAGCCGCCGGATCGGGGTCATCGGCGTCGTCGCCATCGTGGTCGCCCTGGTATCCACCGGCGTGGCCTACCTCAATCCGACGGGGCAGACCAGCTACACCGCAAACGCCGGCAGTTCCGGCGGCGTCCGCGCCGGCGACCAGGTGCGCGTCGCCGGAGTGCCGGTCGGCCGGGTCACCGGGGTCCGGCTGAACCGGACCCTCGTCGAGATCACATTCGACGTCAAGTCCTCGGTGGCCGTGGGCGCGCTATCCACCCTGGAGATCAAACTGCTCACCCCACTGGGTGGCCACTACCTGGCCCTCGATCCGCAGGGCAGTATGCCGTTGGGCCACAACGTGATTCCACCGCAGCGCGTCAAATCGCCCTACGAGGGCAGCGACATGATCCAAGAGGTGACCCCGTTCCTCAAGGAGGTCAACGGCCAGGTCATCCACGACACCTTCGCCGAGGTCGCCGACGCCGCCGACAAGCATCCCGACGCGCTGCGTGACATCGTGCGGTCCGCCAATGAGTTGACCGCGCTGGTGAGCAAGATGACCGGCGACGTCCATCGAGGCCTGGACTTGGTCGACGATGTCACCGGCGCGCTGGTCGCGGGTCGCAAACAACTGGTCGAGTTGCTCGAACAGTTCGCCCTGGTTGGGCAGCGCTATACCACGAAGTCCGTCGACATCGTCGAATTCTTCACCCTGCTCGGCGAGCTGACCCGAATCATCGACCGCGTCATGGTGTTCTACCACCGCCAGGTCGCGCCGACAGTCAACGGCATCGACGACATCTTCGACACCCTGTCCACCCACCCCGACCGCATCGGCCGGGCCGCCGAAGGACTGGGCCAGATCCTGCGCATCGTGGGGCCGATGCTCAGTGGAAACGGCGTCATCGTGGATGAGAGCCCACGGCTGGTGCCCGGGCAGGACATCTGCCTTCCCCACATTATGAGGCGCTGCTGACATGACGAAGAGCCCCCTGGCCGCCGTGACTGCGGTCGCGGCCATCACAGCCGCCGTTCTCGGCGCCAAGGTGGTGTCGCCGAAGCTCGACGACACCAAGGCGCTGTGTGCCGAATTCACCGACGGGGTAGGGATTTACCCCGGCAACAAGGTGCAGCTGTTGGGCATCGAAGTGGGCTCGGTGACCGCGGTCGCCAACAAACCCGACCACGTCCAGGTTGACTTCACCGTGCCCGAGGACCTCGACCTGCCGGCCGACGTCGGGGCGGTCACTTACTCGCAGTCGATCGTGAGCGACCGGCATGTCGAGCTCACCAAGCCCTACGCCGGCGGGGCCAAGTTCACCGGCGACCGGTGCATCACGCTGGAACGAACCAAGACCCCCCTCGGTGTCAGCGAAACCTTCGCCGCCGTCGACAAACTCGCCAACGCGGTGTTGGGATCCGGCCCGGGACAGGATCCGTCGGATGCGCCGGGTGCGCGGGCGATCAACGACAGCCTGCGAGCGGCCAGCCGCGCGCTGGAGGGCACCGGCCCGGAGCTCAACCAGGCACTGCGGGAGCTGGCCGCCGTCATCGGCGATCCCCAGCAGGCGGACGCCGAATACCGCCGACTCATCGAGAACGCCCAGATCCTCACCTCGACATTGCTGCAGAGCCGGGACACCGTGGCCACCATCGTGCAGACCCTGCCGGAGAGCCTCAGGATGATCGAGGGGCTGGCGGACGGGTTCGGGTCGTCGCTGCACCGGCTCGCGCACGCGCTGCCGATCCTGGTCGAAGCATTGAATCGGTTCGCCCCCCGGGTCTATCACAACGTCACCGACAAGCTGATCCCCTGGGTGCGCGATGTCCTCAACGCCTACACCCCCAACATCGTGGGGGCGATCAACGCCTTGCCGCCGGTGACCAACTGGCTCGCCTCGGTATACGAGCCGGCATGGGGCACCCACAACGTCACGTATCTGCCGCCTCAGGTGGCGATTTCGCCGTCGCAGGCCGAGGCGATCTGTGGTGTGCTGCGGCAGCGCGGCACCCCCGGCAGCCAGGCGGCATGTGCGTCCACAACCGCCCCCGATCCGGTCACGCTGGGTCTGACCGATCTCATCCTGGGGGCCGCGTTGCCATGAGCCGACGACCGTTACTCGCTGCGCTGTGGGGCGCCCTGGTGATCAGCCTGACAGCGTGTTCGCTCGACCCGACCCGGTTGCCGGTGCCCGGTTCCTATGTCCCCGGCGACACGTACCGCATCAGGGTGGAATTCTCCAGCGTGCTGAACCTGCCCGCTAGGGCGAAGGTGGATTTCGGCGGCGTCCGGGTTGGCGTGCTAGACCGGGTGCAGCTGGACGGCAGTACCGCGGTCGCCTACATCGATGTCTCCCGGAGCGTCAAGCTGCCGCAGAACACGCGTGCCGAGCTGCGGCAGGGGACCGTCCTGGGCGACATCTACATCGCGCTGCTGCCCGCGGACGACCCGGCACCCATGTCGCTGCAGGACGGCGACACCATCCCGCTGCGCAATACCGCGCCGGCCGACAATGTCGAGGACATCTTGCGCGGGGTGTCGAACCTGGTGTCCGGCGGCGCGCTCACCACCGTGCAGCAAGCGGTGATCAACTTCAACAACGCGTTCCCGAAGGACCCGGCCGAGCAAGACCGCATCCGCAACAAGCTGGCCGGTGTCCTGCACGACCTGGCGGCCAACCAAGACACCATCGACGAAATCCTCTCCAGTGCACAGAATGTCAGCCGGAGTCTGCTGTCCAACGCCGGTGTCTTCGACCGGCTGATCACCGACGGACCGGGCAAGATCGAGGCGATGGGGGGTGTGCTACCGGACATCATCCAGCTTCTCATCGATGTTCAGGACCTTGGCCGCAGCGGAGGGCAGTTGCTGGTGCCGAATACGCCCGACTTCATCCAGATGCTCTCCTACCTCACGCCGTTGGTCGGATCGGTGGCGACGGCTGATACCACGGTGCCGGTTGTCGCCGACAAGCTGGTCGGCCTGGTGCGCGACAAACTCATCGGCTTCTTCGCCAATGGCGGACCGAAATTCATTGTCTCCGAGGTTCATCCGCCGCAAGGCGATCTGGGTGCCGATCCCGCGGACAAGGCCGACCAGGCGATCTCGGCGATGCGCACGATGGGGATGCTGCCATGAAGTTCAATGCCGCAACGACTTTGGTGATCCTGGTGATCACGACCATTCTCGGCGTGGGCTATCTGTCGTTGTCAGTGCTGCACATCGATCCGACCGACAAGGCCACCCGGCTCACCCTCCTGCTGGACGACTCGGGCGGACTCTTGCCGACCTCGCAGGTGACGATGCGCGGGATCAAGGTGGGCCGAGTGACCGGTATCCGGACCACCCCGACCGGGCTCGAGGTGTCGATCAACCTCGACCGAGCCCATCCGGTTCCCGTTGACAGCGTGATCAGCATACAAAACCTCTCGCTGGTCGGCGAGCAGTACATCGACTTCAAGCCGAAACGCATTGCGCCGCCGTACTTCAGCGACGGCGCGGTGATCCCGGCCGAGCGAGTCGCGCCCGCCGTCACCGTGAGCGACCTGCTGGCCAGGGCCGACACGCTGCTGTCGGCGATCGATCCACGGTACGTGCGCACCGTTGTCAGCAACGTCTCCCAGGCGTTGGCGGGCAACGACGACACCCTGGACTCGCTGGCCACCACGGCCGGGTTGGTCGCCAAGACGCAGTGGGAGCAGAGACAACTGCTCGCGACGCTGTTTGGCAACGTCTCCGCGCTGACCACCGATCTCGACGAGCTGCACGCCGGCTCGGTGCTCGGCGAGGCCGCACACCTTTTGCCAGGCACGGTGTCGGCGTTGACCGGGCTGGTCCGCGACACCGATGAGTACACCCGCGCCGCCGGCGACGGTGCCTTCGCGCCGGGCGCGCCGATCCCGACGCTGGTCGCCAACCTGGGCGAGTACCTCGACATGTTGTCCGGGCCCCTGAGCACGTTCGCGGCCGCGCTGGAGCCGGCGACAGCGCCGCTGCGCGGAGTCAAGGTCGACGCCGGGCACTGGCTGGATTTCTGGGAGTCGACCTTCAATGACGCCGGTGGACTGCGTGTGCAGGTGAATGTGCCGGAATGGCACCAACAGTGAAGGATCACCCGATGAGCATCGACACGATCGATGAGGCCGAGGTTGCGACGGCCGCGGATGCCGAGGTGGCCGAGGCGGCCCGGCCCAGCCGCTGGCGCACGTTGCGGCGGGTTCCCGGGCGGGCGTGGCGATGGGTCTCGGCGGCGGTGGCGGCGGCGTTGATCGGCGGCGCGGTGTTCGGTTTCCTGAAGTACAGCAGCGCGGTCGATGAGCTGGCGGCTTTGCGTCGGGCCGAATCCGATCGGGAGGCCGCGGCCAAGCTCGCCAAGGAATACGCGCTGAAATCGCTGACTTACAGCTACCAGGATCCGGACGCCTTCTTCCGATCCGTGCAGGACGGTGTCGCGCAGACACTCAAAGACAAGTACGTCAACGCCACCGATCTGCTCAAAGGCATCATGCTGCAAGCGCAGGTGACCTCGTCGGGTGAGGTGCTGGCCGCCGACGCCGTCGCACAACCCGGCCAGGTGTACCAGGTGGTGGTGGCGGCCGCCCAGACCACCCGCAACCTGCAGAACCCGAAGCCGCGGGTGTCGCTCATCCTGCTGCAGGTTACGGTCAACAAAATCGGCGGCAGTTGGCAGGTCTCCGACATTGGGCCAAAGACCGGCGGTCACCCGGTGGGTCCGGATCAGCCGGGGCCGGAGTCCGGCGCGGGGCCCCCGCCCGGGCGATAGCATGCGCGGCCGGCGGCAAGTCTGAACGGCGTTGGGGCGGTTGATGGGTTGCGCGAGGCGGGCCCCGCCGTGGCCGCCGGTGCCGTGGGCCCAAATCGGCCCGGCACCCTGTTCAACACGGCAACCAAAGCGGCGGGCCTGGGCGGTGCGGCGAACGACGCCGCCACGCAAACCCTTACCGCCCCGGCCACCCATGGGGTGACCGGGGTCGGTTCGGGGTCGTCCTGTCCTAGCCACCGACCCAACCGGTGGCCGGCCGGGGTCAGTCGGCTCGGGCCACAATGGCTCTATGGCACTGGATCTGACGGCGTACTTCGACAGAGTCAACTACGGTGGCGCCACCGAGCCGACGCTCGATGTGCTGCAGAATCTGGTGACCGCCCACACCCGAACGATTCCGTTCGAGAACCTCGATCCGTTCCTGGGTGTGCCGGTCGACGACCTGAGTCCGGAGGCGCTCACCGACAAGCTGGTGCGCCGGCGCCGGGGCGGCTTCTGCTACGAGCACAACGGGCTGATGGGCTACGTGCTGGCCGAGCTGGGCTTCAGGGTGCGCCGGTTTGCCGGCCGGGTGGTGTGGATGCTCCCACCGGGCGCGCCGCTCCCGGCGCAGACGCACACCGTGCTGGCGGTGACGTTCCCCGGCGCGCAGGGCTCCTACCTCGTCGACGTCGGATTCGGCGGCCAGACACCGACCTCGCCGCTGCGCGTCGAGACCGGCAGCGTTCAGCAGACACCGCACGAGCCGTACCGACTGGAGGACCGCGGCGACGGGTTGGTGCTGCAGGCGCTGGTCCGCGACCAATGGCAGACGCTCTACGAGTTCACCACGCAGACCCGGCCGCAGATCGATCTGACGGTGGGCAGTTGGTATGTGTCAACCCACCCGTCATCCCACTTCGTGACCGGCCTGATGGCAGCCGCGGTCACCGAGGACGCGCGGTGCAACCTGTCCGGCGGGAACCTGGCCATCCACCGCGCCGACGGGACCGAGAAAATTGTCCTCGAAAGCGCCGCCGCCGTGGTCGACACGCTGAGCGAGCGGTTCGGGATCGACATGGCGGACGTCGGCGCTCGCGGCGCGCTCGAGGCGCGCATCGACAAGCTATTGGCTGCGCAGCCAGGTGCCGATTCGCCGTAACGCTTCTTCGATGTCGCCGGTCGGTCCGGCGAAGGACAGCCGCACGAACGAGCCGCCGTGAGTGGTGTCGAAGTCGATTCCCGGCGCGATGGCAACACCCGTGTCGGCCAACAACTTTGAGCAAAACGCCAGCGAGTCGTTGGTGAAGTCCGAAACGTCCGCGTAGACGTAAAACGCGCCATCGGTGGGCGCCAGCCGCTCGATCCCGATTTTGCGCAGCCCGTCGAGCAGCAGCGAGCGGTTGATGGTGTAGTGCGCCAGGTTGCCGTCGGCTTCGGCGGTGGCCTCGGGGGTGAACGCCGCCACCGCGGCGATCTGCGACAGCGCCGGCGGGCAGATGGTGAAATTACCGGTCAGGCAATCCACGGCGCGACGCAGCTCGGCCGGCACCAGCAGCCAGCCCAGCCGCCAGCCGGTCATCGCGTAGTACTTGGAAAAGCTGTTGACTACCACCGCGTTTCGCGACGTCTGCCATGCGCAGCTGGTTCGCGGCGCCCCGTCGTAGACCAGGCCGTGGTAGACCTCGTCGCTGATCAGCCGCACCCGGGACGCGTCACACCACGACGCGATCGCCGCCAGCTCCGTGGGTGGTATGACCGTCCCGGTGGGATTGGCCGGGCTGGCGACGATGACGCCCCGCACCGGGGGGTCGAGTTCGGCGAGCATTCGTGCGGTGGGTTGAAACCGGGTCTCCGGCCCGCATTGGATCTCCACGACCTCACATCCCAGCGCCGACAGGATGTTTCGGTAGCACGGGTAGCCGGGGCTGGCGAGCGCCACCCGGTCGCCCACGTCGAAGCACGCGAGGAAAGCCAGCAGAAAACCACCCGAGGAGCCCGTGGTGACCACCACCGCGTCGAGTTCGACGTCGATGCCGTGCTGGCGCCGGTAATCCGCCGCGATCGCGGCACGCAACTCGGGAATACCCAGCGCCACGGTGTAGCCCAGCTGGTTCAGATGCAGCGCGGCGGCCGCGGCCGCGCGTACCGGCTCGGGGGCGCCCGCGCTGGGTTGGCCCGCCGACAGGTTCACCAGATCCCCGTGGGTGCGCTGGCGTTCCGCGGCCGCCAGCCAGACATCCATCACGTAAAAGGGCGGGATGCCGGCGCGTAGCGCGACATGACGGTTCACGGCGATCCGAGTACCTCCGCTTCCAGTCGGCGCAACACCTCTCGCGGGGAGCCGAGCAGCTGCGCGCTGCCATGTGCGCGTTTGAAATACAGGTGCATGTCGTGTTCCCAGGTGATCGCGATGCCGCCGTGCAGCTGGATGCCCTCGGCCGCCACCGTGCTCAGCGCTTCGCTGGCGGCAAGCCGCGCGGTGGCGGCGTTGGTGGGCGTGGGCTCGTTGCACGCCTCGGCGACGACGGCGCGGGCGGCCGCGACGGCGACGTACAGATCGGCCATCCGATGCTTGAGTGCCTGAAAGCTGCCGATGGGGCGGCCGAATTGCACTCTGCTCTTGGTGTATTCGACGGTCAGCTCCAGGCAACGCTCGGCGGCGCCGATCTGTTCGGCCGCCAGCAGGATAGCCGCGCTGTCGGCGATGCCCGGGTCGACGCCCAGTGTGACGGCTTCTTCGGGTCGCACCCGGGCGAGCCGGCGGGTGGGGTCCATGGTGGCGACGGGCCGCGCGCTGAACCGGGTCCATCGGCTGAGTTGGCCGTCTTTGGCGGCGACGACGACGTCGGCGATGTCCCCGTTGACGACGTAGTCGGGGTCGAGCACCAGTGCCCCGATCGAAGTGCCATGGGCAAGTCCCGTGAGCGCTTCCGTGTCGGGTTCGGGCGCGGCCAGCAGCGCCAGCTCCGACAGCGTGGTGCCCAGCAGGGGAGACGGGACCAGGGCCCGGCCCAGCTCCTGCAAAACCGTTGCGGCATCTGCCAATTCGCCACCGGCTCCGCCTAGCTCCTCGGGCATTACCAGGGCGGCGGCGCCGACCTGATCGCACAGCAGTCGCCACAGCGACTCGTCGTAGCCACGGTCGGATTCCATCGCCGCACGCACCGCCGCCGGGCTTGCGTGCTTGGTGACCAGGGCGGCGACGGTTTCCCGCAGTAGCTCCCGTTCTTGGGTCATAGCGCCGCTCCTCCTATCGCTTCGCTCTGCATCGTCGCCGCCGCGGGTCATAGCGCCTCCAGCACTCGGCGCCGATGCGCCTCCGGCGTACCCCACGCCGACCGCAAGGCCTGCACCCGCAGCAGCCACAGCGACAGGTCGTGTTCCTGGGTGAACCCGATCGCGCCGTGGGTCTGCAACGCCGAGCGCGCCGCGAGTAGGCCCGCCTCGCTCGCGGCCACTTTGGCGGCGCTGACGTCGCGGGGTTCCAACGACAGTGCCGCACCGTAGACCAGTGGCCGGGCCAACTCGATCGCGATGTGCACGTCGGCGAGCTTGTGTTTGATCGCCTGATACGAGCCGATCACCCTGCCGAACTGCGCCCGCTGCTTGGCGTAGTCGACGGCCGCGCCCAACAGCGCTCCGGCCGCGCCGATCAGCTGCGCCGCGGTGGCCAACGCCCCGAACTCGAAGGCGCGGTTGAGGTCTGCCCGCCACGGTGCGCCGGTGGCCGTTAGGTCGTAGAGGCGGCGGCTGGGATCGACGGAGTCGTGCTTTTCACCGCACTGGGCTTCGGTGACACCCGAGCGGCCGGCGAGCAGGACCAGCCCGGCGGTGTCGGCGTCGACCGCGTAGGGCACGTGCGGTGGCAGCGCGACGGTCGCGACCAGGTCGCCCGCAGCCAGGCCCGCGCTGCGCTCGTCGTCCGCAAGCAGAACCGGTGCCACGGCGATGGATTCGGCAACCGGGCCGGGCACGCACCAGCGTCCAAGACGTTCGAGCGCGACCACCAGATCCACCGGGCTAGCGCCCAGGCCATCAAACTGCTCGGGCACGGCCAGCGCGGTGACACCGAGATCGGCCAACTGTTCCCACACCTTGCGACCGGGTGCGACATCGCCCGCGGACCAGGCGCGGACGGCGCCGGGCAGGTCCGCGGCGCCCAGCGCCGCGTCGATGCTGGCCGCGAAGTCGCGCTGCTGTTCGTCCAGGGCGAAGTCCACTATCGCTTCTCCCTTGGCAGGCCCAGCAACCGTTCAGCGATGATGTTGCGCTGGATTTCGTTGGTACCGGCGTAGATCGGGCCGCCCAGGGCGAACAGCAGGCCGTCGGTCCATGGTCCGGCCAATTCGCCGTCGGCGCCCCGGATGTCGAGCGCGGTCTGATGCAATTCCACGTCCAGGTCGGACCAAAAGACTTTGGTCACCGACGATTCCGCGCCCAGCTCACCGCCAGCGGCCAGTCGGGTGACGGTGCCGAAGGTTTGCAGCCGGTAGGCCTGCGCCTTGATCCATCCGTCGGCTACCCGGTCGGCGAATTCCGGTGGCGCGCCGCTGTGCTTCCAGAGCCGCACCAGCCGTTCCGCGGCGGCCAGGAAGCGGCCCGGGCTGCGCAGCGACATGCCGCGCTCGTTGCTCGACGTGCTCATCGCGGCGCGCCAACCGTCGTTCGGGGTGCCGATGACGTCCTCGTCGGGCACGAACACGTCGTCGAGGAAGATCTCGCCGAACCCGGTGTCGCCGCCCAGCTGGGCGATCGGACGCACGGTAATTCCCTTGGCCTTCAGGTCGAACATGAGGTACGTCAGCCCGCGATGCCGCTCCGCCGCGGGGTCGGACCGGAACAGCCCGAATGCCATGTCGGCGAACGGCGCCCGCGAGCTCCAGATCTTCTGTCCGTTGAGCAGCCAGCCGCCGTCGGTCTTGGTCGCGGTGGAACGCAGCGACGCAAGGTCGCTGCCGGATTCGGGCTCCGACCAGGCCTGCGCCCAGATCTGTTCGCCGCTAGCCATTTTCGGCAGGACACGGTCGAGCTGTTCCTCGGTCCCGTGCGCGAAAAGCGTCGGAGCCAGCATCGACGTGCCGTTGGCGCTGGCCCGGCCCGGCGCTCCGGCGCGGAAGTACTCCTCCTCGTACACCACCCAGTGCAGCAGCGGCGCGTCGCGGCCGCCGTACTTCCGCGGCCAGGTGATCACCGACAGACCGGCGTCGAACAGCACCCGGTCCCAATGTCGGTGCTGGGCAAAGCCTTCCGCGTTGTCGTAGGACTTCGTCGGAATGGCCTCTCTATTGGCGGCAAGGAAGTCGCGCACCTCGGCCTGGAAGGCCAACGTCTCTTCGTCGAAATTCAGATCCAATTCAGGCCAGCTCTCGCAGTAGTGACTTGACCACCTTGCCGCCCGCATTGCGCGGCAACGCGTCGACGAACCGCACCGACCGCGGCGCCTTGAAGTTCGCCAAATGCTCACGGGCATAGGCGATCACCGATTTCTCGTCGAGCCTCGAGCCGGG
This is a stretch of genomic DNA from Mycobacterium lacus. It encodes these proteins:
- the ipdE2 gene encoding acyl-CoA dehydrogenase IpdE2 → MTQERELLRETVAALVTKHASPAAVRAAMESDRGYDESLWRLLCDQVGAAALVMPEELGGAGGELADAATVLQELGRALVPSPLLGTTLSELALLAAPEPDTEALTGLAHGTSIGALVLDPDYVVNGDIADVVVAAKDGQLSRWTRFSARPVATMDPTRRLARVRPEEAVTLGVDPGIADSAAILLAAEQIGAAERCLELTVEYTKSRVQFGRPIGSFQALKHRMADLYVAVAAARAVVAEACNEPTPTNAATARLAASEALSTVAAEGIQLHGGIAITWEHDMHLYFKRAHGSAQLLGSPREVLRRLEAEVLGSP
- a CDS encoding acyl-CoA dehydrogenase family protein, with translation MDFALDEQQRDFAASIDAALGAADLPGAVRAWSAGDVAPGRKVWEQLADLGVTALAVPEQFDGLGASPVDLVVALERLGRWCVPGPVAESIAVAPVLLADDERSAGLAAGDLVATVALPPHVPYAVDADTAGLVLLAGRSGVTEAQCGEKHDSVDPSRRLYDLTATGAPWRADLNRAFEFGALATAAQLIGAAGALLGAAVDYAKQRAQFGRVIGSYQAIKHKLADVHIAIELARPLVYGAALSLEPRDVSAAKVAASEAGLLAARSALQTHGAIGFTQEHDLSLWLLRVQALRSAWGTPEAHRRRVLEAL
- a CDS encoding pyridoxal phosphate-dependent aminotransferase, with amino-acid sequence MNRHVALRAGIPPFYVMDVWLAAAERQRTHGDLVNLSAGQPSAGAPEPVRAAAAAALHLNQLGYTVALGIPELRAAIAADYRRQHGIDVELDAVVVTTGSSGGFLLAFLACFDVGDRVALASPGYPCYRNILSALGCEVVEIQCGPETRFQPTARMLAELDPPVRGVIVASPANPTGTVIPPTELAAIASWCDASRVRLISDEVYHGLVYDGAPRTSCAWQTSRNAVVVNSFSKYYAMTGWRLGWLLVPAELRRAVDCLTGNFTICPPALSQIAAVAAFTPEATAEADGNLAHYTINRSLLLDGLRKIGIERLAPTDGAFYVYADVSDFTNDSLAFCSKLLADTGVAIAPGIDFDTTHGGSFVRLSFAGPTGDIEEALRRIGTWLRSQ
- a CDS encoding acyl-CoA dehydrogenase family protein, encoding MDLNFDEETLAFQAEVRDFLAANREAIPTKSYDNAEGFAQHRHWDRVLFDAGLSVITWPRKYGGRDAPLLHWVVYEEEYFRAGAPGRASANGTSMLAPTLFAHGTEEQLDRVLPKMASGEQIWAQAWSEPESGSDLASLRSTATKTDGGWLLNGQKIWSSRAPFADMAFGLFRSDPAAERHRGLTYLMFDLKAKGITVRPIAQLGGDTGFGEIFLDDVFVPDEDVIGTPNDGWRAAMSTSSNERGMSLRSPGRFLAAAERLVRLWKHSGAPPEFADRVADGWIKAQAYRLQTFGTVTRLAAGGELGAESSVTKVFWSDLDVELHQTALDIRGADGELAGPWTDGLLFALGGPIYAGTNEIQRNIIAERLLGLPREKR